A genomic region of Plasmodium malariae genome assembly, chromosome: 14 contains the following coding sequences:
- the PmUG01_14011500 gene encoding fam-m protein yields the protein MRHKINIIIFIKIAEFIILTWISNFSNYVCISGKSLDGNCKYDRKVGIKSYRLLEKYKHDKDSNNVCLKERFPNTEIDKQKDISYNEKVTKRKNKQSNKSLLNKSQYYTEYIDYNNGIFDGKHFHFEKKWIKKRNYDDFLDKKSKICDILLKKIKFRSYGLAAFIFFLFMLIGIGLPILCGLGYMNEKIEIKFSSESLHDIVKSIVDTLCPEKYSYLIMFSLIIFILSIIIIIAVPKILKNNEKYKKIKLMRE from the exons atgagacacaaaattaatataataatatttattaaaattgcgGAGTTTATCATTCTAACATGGATAAGCAATTTTAGTAATTATGTG TGTATATCTGGCAAATCTTTGGACGGAAACTGTAAGTATGATAGAAAAGTAGGTATAAAAAGTTATAgattattagaaaaatataaacatgaCAAAGATTCAAATAATGTCTGTTTAAAAGAAAGATTCCCAAATACTGAAATTGACAAACAGAAAGACATAtcttataatgaaaaagtaacgaaaagaaaaaataaacaatcaaataaaagtttattaaataagtcGCAGTACTATACAGAATAtatagattataataatggaatttttgatggaaaacacttccattttgaaaaaaaatggattaaaaaaagaaattatgatGATTTTCTTGATAAGAAGAGCAAAATTtgtgatatattattaaaaaaaataaaatttaggaGTTACGGATTGGCagcttttatattttttctttttatgttGATCGGAATAGGATTGCCAATATTATGTGGATTAGGGTATATGaacgaaaaaatagaaattaaaTTTAGTTCGGAAAGTTTGCATGATATCGTGAAATCTATTGTAGACACTCTTTGTCcagaaaaatattcttatctAATAATGTTCTCACTaattatctttatattatctatcataattataatagcTGTTCCTAAgatcttaaaaaataatgaaaaatacaaGAAAATTAAGTTGATGCGAGAGTAA
- the PmUG01_14011700 gene encoding Plasmodium exported protein, unknown function: MIIFFIRAFIFSCLIWIFKYYDESNICDKTRNKELNINNILNIKYSRLLSSEIRASLEDKHKCLKEKIYDLKGKSTASFEKKPYALKQNNFFQEEDNESIYNYTYQEELNYFIPRKKPQKHGASNVKNNLKEKSSTLKHYNNIQNNKNIHKSLKKLYSENDSSLDNISSSNKRNCIIKKNKINFSTSYDRKRPVRSAILFLFTMHIALAFFPLTAIFVVYYNNGEGQE; this comes from the exons atgatcattttttttattagagcctttattttttcctgtcTAATATGgatattcaaatattatgACGAG TCAAATATCTGCGATAAAACTCGGAACAAGGAATTGAacataaataacatattaaatattaaatatagcaGATTGTTAAGCAGTGAAATAAGAGCATCTCTGGAAGATAAacataaatgtttaaaagaaaaaatatatgatttaaaaggaaaaagtactgcatcatttgaaaaaaaaccATATGCattaaagcaaaataacttttttcaAGAAGAAGATAATGAATCAATATACAATTATACGTATCAAGAAGaattgaattattttatccCACGTAAAAAACCTCAAAAACATGGAGCTTCTAACgttaagaataatttaaaagaaaaatcttctacattaaaacattataataatattcagaacaataaaaacatacacaaatctttaaaaaagttatactCAGAGAATGATTCATCTTTAGACAATATCAGCTCAAGTAATAAACGtaattgtattattaaaaaaaataaaattaattttagtaCAAGTTATGATCGTAAACGTCCAGTAAGATCTgcaattttgtttttgtttactATGCATATAGCACTTGCATTTTTTCCGTTAACTGCGATTTTTGTTGTGTATTATAATAACGGAGAAGGCCAAGAATAA
- the PmUG01_14011100 gene encoding fam-l protein produces MEQEIKLPIFIKVSIFIFFSAICHFFSYMSLFDKFLYKKKITRCKLHIKTYRLLAKCKQDKYSNILHLKKEIHNKIMNKEKDIYINEERNRRKMKQQDVRSLNNTGDHKLCKKNKSNIFETIKLSHMEKNIFKELDFEDFLKNNRTISYKTYKKIIRKKLALRFSVPLLLLLLLSLSMIINISCFRFIIKGLFDTLRLYLGGSWYGSLNSLLKNSTLGFLFKSEKTIKLKKWIKESRTLDFINDYDYVYGFFRYLLCLIYLIAFLILGVTLILGIVYYHKKVKKYQKIKFIKK; encoded by the exons atggaACAAGAAATTAAGTtacctatttttattaaagtttctatttttatcttttttagtgcgatatgtcattttttcagttatatg AGTTTGTTTGACAAATTcctatataagaaaaaaatcaCTAGATgtaaattacatataaaaaccTATAGATTACTAGCAAAATGTAAACAggataaatattcaaatattttacatttaaaaaaagagatacataataaaataatgaataaagaaaaggatatatatataaacgaaGAAAGGAACAGacgaaaaatgaaacaaCAAGATGTACGTTCACTAAATAATACTGGAGACCATAAACTGtgtaagaaaaataagtctaatatatttgagacaataaaattatcccatatggaaaaaaacatattcaaagaacttgattttgaagattttcttaaaaataacagGACAATTAGTTACAaaacttacaaaaaaataatacgtaaaaaattaGCATTACGATTTTCTGTacctttattattgttattattgttatcattatcgatgataataaatatttcttgcTTTCGTTTTATTATAAAGGGGTTGTTTGATACATTGCGTTTGTACCTTGGAGGTTCGTGGTACGGTTCTTTAAATAGCTTATTGAAAAATTCTACTTTAGGTTTTTTATTCAAGTCTGagaaaacaataaaattaaaaaaatggattaagGAAAGCCGTACGTTAGATTTTATAAATGACTACGATTACGTATATGGCTTTTTTAGGTATCtattatgtttaatatatttaatagcTTTCTTAATATTAGGTGTAACACTTATATTAGGAATCGTTTActaccataaaaaagtaaaaaaatatcaaaaaattaagttcataaaaaagtaa
- the PmUG01_14011000 gene encoding fam-l protein — MKQKIKPLLFIKIVTFIILSWIYQFDVYLSMHNKSLNECYSHRRKMYTTNYRLLAKYKQDRDLSFFCLKEDSPNGVNYKEDISSNEEGEVGKKKHINGSLSTNARRNKKSLKNKSCIFETKKYSHLEKKIFKELDYVDFLKSNRTISDKIYKKILLKKCGLRIALPLLLFLVLAVSFILDNFCGCGLSRGLFKLIILLSPSVSVQSLESNPFFSHITDIKKLSDVFENKGDISSAFAYLYAFLTKPSLNPFTKVLSNTSGKMRNYCVSGFLGFLIYFVPIFILSIILISGLIYYHKKVKKYEKIKFMKR; from the exons ATGaagcaaaaaattaagccactgttatttattaaaattgttacatttattattttaagttGGATATATCAATTTGACGTTTATTtg agtaTGCATAACAAATCATTGAATGAATGCTATAGTCATCGtagaaaaatgtatacaaCAAATTATCGTTTATTGGCAAAATATAAGCAGGATAGAGATTTAAGTTTTTTCTGTTTAAAAGAAGATTCTCCAAATGGCGTGAACTATAAAGAAGATATATCTAGTAATGAAGAAGGTGAAGtaggaaaaaagaaacacaTAAATGGAAGTTTATCAACAAATGCAAGACGCAATAAAAAAAGtctgaaaaataaatcttgtatatttgaaacaaaaaaatattcccatttagaaaagaaaatattcaaGGAACTTGATTACGtagattttcttaaaagCAACAGGACAATTAGTGATaagatttacaaaaaaatattgcttAAAAAATGCGGATTACGAATAGCTTTACCTTTATTGCTGTTTTTGGTATTAGCAGTATCATTCATATTAGATAATTTTTGTGGATGTGGGCTTTCGCGTGGTttgtttaaattaataattcttcTTTCACCTTCCGTATCTGTTCAAAGTCTTGAAAgtaatccatttttttctcatattacagatattaaaaaattatcagaTGTGTTTGAAAATAAAGGAGATATTTCTTCCGCCTTTGCATACTTATATGCCTTTTTGACGAAACCATCTTTAAATCCGTTCACAAAAGTTTTGTCAAATACCTCAGGTAAGATGAGAAACTATTGTGTATCCGGTTTTTTGggatttcttatatattttgtgcCTATCTTCATATTAAGTATAATTCTTATATCAGGacttatttattatcataaaaaagttaaaaaatatgaaaaaattaaattcatgaaaaggtaa
- the PmUG01_14011600 gene encoding fam-l protein has translation MYILERKIKIIVLIKIVVFIFLTRICHIKSDVRPFSKSMNEHFELDKKSGTRNYRLLAKYKQDKYSNALGLKEEMTNNGMKKKKDISNNMEGYTGKRKHSNGIPSEFKGNCKSYMKKNKCMFETKNYSYFEKKIFKEMDFMDFLKNNKTISNKSYGKVIRKKCVLLFVLPLLMFFLLSVLPIVDLSWGLIDGNKGLWDAIGFSKILKECGKSGWLKAVYGSLKEAKEFWRSIGDASENISELNVLGRLFRILIYGLPFLILGITFISRIVYYHKKVKKYERIKFRQR, from the exons atgtatatcttggaacgaaaaattaagataatagtacttattaaaattgttgtGTTTATCTTTTTAACAAGGATTTGTCATATTAAGAGTGATGTa agGCCGTTTAGCAAGTCTATGAATGAGCACTTCGAACTTGATAAAAAATCAGGAACCAGAAATTATCGAttactagcaaaatataaacaggataaatattcaaatgcCTTAGGTTTAAAAGAGGAAATGACAAATAATggaatgaagaaaaaaaaagatatatctaataatatGGAAGGATACActggaaaaagaaaacattcAAATGGAATTCCATCAGAATTTAAAGGAAACTGTAAatcatatatgaaaaaaaacaagtgtatgtttgaaacaaaaaattattcctactttgaaaaaaaaatattcaaagaaatGGATTTTAtggattttcttaaaaacaacAAGACAATTAGTAATAAGTCTTACGGAAAAGtaatacgtaaaaaatgCGTACTACTATTTGTTTTACCTTTATTAATGTTCTTTTTGTTATCAGTACTGCCCATAGTAGATTTATCGTGGGGTTTGATAGATGGAAATAAAGGGTTGTGGGATGCAATAGGATTTTCgaaaattttgaaagaaTGTGGAAAAAGTGGGTGGTTGAAGGCAGTATATGGGTCGCTGAAAGAAGCAAAAGAGTTTTGGAGATCCATTGGAGACGCGTCTGAAAATATCAGTGAATTGAATGTATTAGGAAGATTATTTAGAATCCTAATATATGGCTTACCGTTTTTAATATTAGgtataacatttatatcaAGGATtgtttattatcataaaaaagttaaaaaatatgaaagaatAAAGTTCAGacaaagataa
- the PmUG01_14011800 gene encoding PIR protein — protein MEIEDPDYDEILKESFPYKLYEELNKQVENVTDGQYCSEFENLKQDYKDKSVELCNKVTQLLDFVVKKKKSKEFKDYCSHYKYWVYQEIRKLFNERSSNNDIAEVIKKFIKLQTTIFSNHQKYGCSFGFGTKDFIELNYKIEEKYLYDYFKNYNTIKSSDTCSKVNNDKYKKYLKSIVKVYNDLKEYCCLSENWDCSHYFLSCKDEFDPSKLLSALGSEEKGNCDGLKTITAVFNDKKSDSEAFSSDFLKSLNYGACYSPNNGTFTSGDRAHQFCNLYTAPVQLSSSVTIVRINEPQGNGDRSPAGNSNSMRGKDQGQVKQSKRVSPKEVTDETNENVGDSGSYGEHKKKTSPDEDTHVTFRWKLDTSGQLKCPTTSTKKAELGICDYMEELIEGGFATKTKSGMYRLNIKTNWTTDDLRTYRERIRSRRSTHELNTDYFNILNNIFVRISTAVTLVMGIIFIFYLFFKFTPFGSRLRRHRKRQQRYRLDFTDLSTRKRPRRFLKRTYRHSDRRRFNVLNIEDELHSSKDLQNIN, from the exons ATGGAAATTGAAGATCCAGATTAT gatgaaattttaaaagagtCGTTTCCATATAAGTTATATGAAGAATTGAATAAACAGGTAGAAAATGTAACAGATGGTCAATATTGTAGtgaatttgaaaatttaaaacaagATTACAAAGATAAATCTGTTGAACTTTGTAATAAAGTAACACAACTTTTAGATTTTGTagttaaaaagaaaaaatcaaaagAGTTTAAAGACTATTGTTCACATTATAAATACTGGGTATATCAAGAAATAAGGAAATTGTTTAATGAACGCTCATCAAATAATGATATCGCAgaagtaattaaaaaatttattaaattacagACTACTATTTTCTCTAATCACCAAAAGTATGGTTGTTCTTTCGGCTTTGGTACAAAGGATTTTATAGAattgaattataaaatagaggaaaaatatttgtatgattattttaaaaattataatactaTTAAAAGTAGTGATACATGTTCTAAAGTTAacaatgataaatataaaaaatacctTAAATCGATCGTTAAAGTATATAATGATTTAAAGGAATATTGTTGTTTATCAGAGAATTGGGACTGTtcacattattttttgagtTGTAAAGATGAGTTTGATCCGAGTAAATTATTATCCGCTTTAGGATctgaagaaaaaggaaattgTGATGGACTAAAAACTATTACAGCTGTATTCAATGATAAAAAATCAGATTCTGAGGCGTTCAGTTCAGATTTTTTGAAATCACTTAATTATGGTGCATGTTATAGTCCCAACAATGGTACATTCACATCAGGTGATAGAGCACAtcaattttgtaatttatacaCAGCACCCGTACAATTATCTAGTAGTGTAACTATAGTTAGAATTAATGAACCTCAAGGAAATGGTGATAGATCCCCTGCAGGTAATTCGAATTCAATGAGGGGGAAAGATCAAGGACAAGTAAAACAATCAAAAAGAGTTTCACCAAAAGAAGTTACAGATGAAACAAACGAAAATGTAGGGGATTCAGGTAGTTACGgggaacataaaaaaaaaacatctCCTGATGAAGATACACATGTTACATTTAGATGGAAATTGGATACAAGCGGACAATTAAAATGTCCAACTACAAGTACAAAGAAAGCTGAATTAGGAATTTGTGATTATATGGAGGAATTGATTGAAGGTGGTTTTGCTACAAAAACAAAATCTGGGATGTATAGATTGAATATTAAAACGAATTGGACCACTGATGATTTAAGAACGTATCGTGAAAGAATAAGGAGTAGAAGATCAACTCATGAATTAAATACagattattttaatatattaaataacatttttgttCGTATTTCCACTGCAGTTACTCTAGTAATGggaatcatttttatattttaccttttttttaaa tttACTCCCTTCGGATCACGTTTACGTAGACATAGAAAA
- the PmUG01_14011400 gene encoding PIR protein, whose translation MASGVIVENDNCVELFLRYKKDFDKAIEDFYDNNRELNPGKTCAIINTNDSDFITPCQEIGMYLMKIQNNYFSERIRRCKYLNYWINNEQEYNKLSSWFDGYNEFSSKHDHICEQKFEKIKPDILNNLKKLYSYYDAFHKYDGTNGISNGDYCNKIQECYNFYIEHYDKCQKNKEDAFCEELSNFKKAYDNKMLKVAPCSGLPHILPPTQVDYIFVASLTTSVALLTLFTLFFLYKFTPLKSWLHSRLKRKTIIELEEETTNFLQNIQEEVNRIHGESFHNISYQPKGDI comes from the exons ATGGCATCTGGAGTTATAGTAGAAAAC gatAATTGCGTGGAATTATTTCTTAGATACAAAAAGGATTTTGATAAGGCTATTGAagatttttatgataataatcgTGAACTAAATCCTGGAAAAACATGTGCTATAATTAATACTAATGATTCTGATTTTATCACACCTTGTCAAGAAATTGGCatgtatttaatgaaaatacagaataattatttttctgaaAGAATAAGACGTTGTAAATACTTGAATTACTGGATAAATAATGAACAAGAATATAATAAGTTATCTAGTTGGTTTGATGGATATAATGAATTTTCTTCCAAACATGATCATATATGTGAGCAAAAAttcgaaaaaattaaacctgatattttaaataatcttAAAAAACTATATAGTTATTATGATGCTTTTCACAAATATGATGGCACAAATGGCATATCTAATGGCGATTACTGTAATAAAATTCAAGAATGTTACAACTTTTATATTGAACATTATGACAAAtgtcaaaaaaataaggaagaTGCCTTTTGTGAGGAGTTATCCAATTTCAAGAAAgcatatgataataaaatgcTCAAGGTAGCACCTTGTTCTGGTTTACCACATATTTTACCACCTACACAAGtagattatatatttgttgcCAGTTTAACAACATCTGTAGCATTACTAACATTAttcactttattttttttatataag ttTACTCCACTGAAATCTTGGTTACATAGTcgtttaaaaagaaaaacaataattGAACTTGAAGAAGAAACAACAAATTTCTTACAAAACATACAAGAAGAAGTTAATAGAATTCATGGAGAaagttttcataatataagtTATCAGCCTAAAGgagatatataa
- the PmUG01_14011200 gene encoding fam-m protein, with product MANIMEQKINLILFIKITAFFLLTWICHFNRYRIFNRSVNEKFDFDHKFGTINNRLLGKHKQYMSSNNIELKDDMSNYGEWKKRNLSNNEKGSKEIKKQANRSILDKAQYYTEVLDYNNGMFDGKYFHFEKKWVKKKDYDTFLEKKRRIQNIALKKIKFRSYGCGITIIFFFFLLGIGLPIVRVYELSESPHFTPFKDCWKFIYKTLGLGTGTGTGEATQAIPGVEYFFLATFFIITIILAVLIILIIPKILRNNEKYKKIKYISE from the exons atggcGAATATtatggaacaaaaaattaatctaatattatttattaaaattactgCGTTTTTCCTATTAACGTGGATATGTCATTTTAACCGTTAT agGATTTTTAACAGATCTGTGAATGAGAAATTCGACTTTGATCATAAATTCGGCACAATAAATAATCGATTACTAGGAAAACATAAACAGTATATGAGTTCAAATAATATAGAGTTAAAGGACGATATGTCAAATTATGGggaatggaaaaaaagaaatttatctaataatgaaaaagggtcgaaagaaataaaaaaacaagcTAATAGAAGCATACTAGATAAGGCGCAATACTATACAGAAGTTttagattataataatggaatgtttgatggaaagtattttcattttgaaaaaaaatgggttaaaaaaaaggattatgATActtttcttgaaaaaaaaaggagaattcaaaatatagctttaaaaaaaataaaatttagaagtTACGGATGTGGAATTActataatctttttttttttcttattggGAATAGGATTACCAATAGTACGTGTATATGAGTTAAGTGAAAGTCCACATTTTACACCATTTAAAGATTGTtggaaatttatatataaaacattagGTCTAGGAACAGGTACAGGAACAGGAGAAGCAACACAAGCAATACCAGGagtagaatatttttttctagcaacatttttcataattaccATTATATTAgctgttttaattatattaattatccCTAAGATCTTacgaaataatgaaaaatataagaaaattaagtatatatcTGAGTAg